One genomic window of Solanum dulcamara chromosome 10, daSolDulc1.2, whole genome shotgun sequence includes the following:
- the LOC129869763 gene encoding uncharacterized protein LOC129869763: MDHKSLQYIFKQKELNLWQRRWLELLKDYDVDILYHPGKDNVVADALSRKSMGSLTDVPPNKKELVHEIYQLASLGVRLADSKDTEISIRDITKSSLMEEQAVDKVKLIQERLLATQSRQKSYVDKRRQPLEFQIGDWVFLKVSPMKGVMRFDKKGKLSPLYIGPYQITRRISEVVYEQDLPFDLEAVHPIFHVSMLRKYVGDPSRIFPIEDVQITEELSYEEQPVAILDRQVRRLHTKDVPFVKVLWQNNNREEMT; encoded by the exons ATGGACCACAAGagcctccagtatatttttaagcaGAAGGAGCTAAATTTGTGGCAGAGAAGATGGCTGgaattattgaaagattatgatgtcgatATTTTGTATCATCCGGGGAAAGACAATGTGGTAGCTGATGCACTTAGCCGCAAGTCCATGGGCAGTTTGACTGATGTTCcaccaaataaaaaagaattagtTCATGAGATTTATCAATTAGCCAGTCTTGGTGTTCGTTTGGCCGACTCTAAAGATACCGAGATTTCTATCCGAGATATTACTAAATCATCACTTATGGAAGAG CAAGCagttgataaagtaaagcttattcaggagaggTTATTGGCtacccagagtcgacaaaaatcatatgtagATAAGCGACGTCAACCACTAGAGTTTCAGATTGGCGATTGGGTATTTCTAAAGGTGtcgcctatgaagggtgtgatgaggtttgaTAAAAAGGGTAAGCTTAGTCCGCTGTATATCGGACCTTATCAGATTACTCGAAGGATAAGCGAAGTCGTCTATGAGCAAGACTTACCATTCGATCTAGAGGCAGTGCACccgatatttcatgtgtctatgcttcGTAAATATGTTGGTGATCCCTCCAGAATATTTCCTATAGAAGATGTGCAGATAACGGAGGAGCTATCTTATGAAGAACAACCCGTAGCCATTTTAGATCGGCAAGTGAGAAGATTACACACTAAAGATGTACCTTTTGTCAAGGTTTTGTGGCAAAACAATAACcgagaagagatgacctag